A segment of the Corylus avellana chromosome ca2, CavTom2PMs-1.0 genome:
AGGTGAAATTTGGCAgccttaattatatattaaattcttaatctCATTAATAACACTTTATTAacttagattaaatttaatatgccttttaaatgtttatagacacttggtcCTATTTACCTGAGTTGAAGGGTATTTCATCCAGACtgatttgaatgaaatttctgtccttttaAAATACCAGTTAGCCAATTActgctccattttttttttttttttttaagtacaataACACTGAATCTAAGCCACAAGGTGAAATTTGGCAGCCCATTTTTGAAACTTCCTGGAAATAGCACTTCtgaagttttcttttaattatatatatatatctatctttttcttttgcatagCTGGAGCTGAGCCTTGCACCGTCCCTTTTGGGGCTGCAAACTACAAAATTTCACATTCCAGGCTTATTGTGTTCAAGCAGAGATAAGTGCAATCATATTTTGTTGATATGTTATTGTCAATCAATTCTTAAAGCTTTGGAAAAATTTTACTTAATCCCATCAACTTcaattatttttgcaattattccccaaaattcaaaaactctcaatttaatatattgagcttctaattttttgcaatgtcacccgtCTATCAggtttttctgttaaattctgtcaaaattaaaataaaaattacaaagattcaggcatgggtatttttgcaaattccgttaaatcttGACTAACGCCTGAATCtttgggtattttggtaattttgacacacatccattaggatttaacaaaaaaacctaACATACGGGTGACATTGGGAAGgtaattacaaaagtgatgaaaatatatggaattaagtaaagttttttctaaatatttcttttttaacaacACCTGATTTAAAGGCTGATTGAGAGTGTCGTATCAACAAAGTTGCAAGAAAATTTAGAacatttcaaaatcaatataatTTGATGCATTACATGCTTAAAATTGTTCCAAAAGCAAAAGTACAAAATGTGGCAACTGGCAACGACAAGCATTAACACCCACATTACAGTTTAATTAAACCATTTTGGTAGTTAGCTCAATTAAATATCACCAATCAGATAGCAAAGAGGTTACAAGAGATAGCTGAACAGTCCCATCAACCCTTTCACATTTCACAATAAATACTCCCCCCTCTTTTGGTCTCCACCAATCTGGTCTCTACACATTTCTGAATTCTCAAAATCTAATTTAAAATCCTGACAGCCATCAAAAAATGATCATAAAATCATTCATCGACAGCAGCTGATGTGGTACAGATAGATTGATTGATATTTGAAATATGGCGGTAAATATAACGGTTAAACTGTTGTTGTATGTCTGAACCgttggaattatatatataatcatctgctaattttttttttttttttttttgaagttttaactTATATTTAAGGCTGCACATCCGGGTGGGACCCAAGTTCGTAAATCTGTGTCATAGTTAAGGAAGAATATGGAAAGACTCCTAATTCTCCAAAACATTTTCTTCCTCTGATTCTCTGGGATCAATCAGTTCCACCCAGTTCTTTCTTCTGGAGGCTGCTGACGCCATGGTCACCGAGGTAATATCATTCTCAGGATTCCTTTATGTTCTTAAGAACAAATGAGCATGTGCTTTTCTTCTTATTGGGtttgttttcacatctttttggtCAATGAAAGACCAGCGTCTTCATTCagggtattatatatattgtgtgtgtgtgtgtgtatatatatatgcacgttGGGTTTTCAATGTTTGGATTGGGTGGAAATATCTGTGCCTCTGGTTtggtttcttgtttttgttcatgtttctttctttggttACTGTTGgattgtattatatatatatgtaagagGATCTGGGGTCTTTTTATCAGGCAAGGGCTCTAATGATTTCTCTTTTGGTTGCTGATAAGCTTTCTTTAATATCGTCTTTTATGGGATATTCTTTGTTTTGGAGATTCAGTGATGTTCTTTCTTCATCACCCTTTCTGTAAATAAGGAAACTTCAATCTTCTTTTTGTCAAATACCAAGAAAGGAAGGGTGTGGGGATTATGATGTCATGGAAGGAAGCCATGATATAATTAAGCATATTTTTTCTGGTATGGCCTACAACCCCAATCTCAAGGcagcacacacacacacacacatatatatatatatatatagtgatcaACACCTATGACTTTTGTAGAATATATGAGCAGATTTATTATTGCTTTTGTGGAGATATAGATAATAATACAATGAATTGGTGTAAGGCGTACAGCAAAGAGTGGGAAATTATAGAACTGAATTTGTGTCAGTAATGTAGAGGTCTACAATCAATATAATCAGCAATATGGGCCTTGGAAAGATATTGACCAACCAAAATGCAATCATGTCGGCAGTttaaccctctctctctctctctcccccctatTTGCCTGAAGACTTTTAATCTGCCCTTTTAATGGTTTTTACCGCAACTTCACCATCGTCATCTTTGCTTAATTTAGAAGATCTGTTTTGCTTTCATAGTATTCTCAGATTATTAGAAAACTTATCTTATGTCGAAAGGAAagaattaatttaatcatttaatgaatATTTTTAACGCTTTTCTTCACACATGGAATATGTAATtgaagtgagaaaaaaaaaaactatagagaTAGAATACCATGATAGAAAAGAGTGAGAATGGGTTCACTTTTTGGGGGCTTATAGATGCAGGGATTCTCCATTgcagataaaaatgaaaccaattGGTTTATTTTAGATGGGTAAATTGCTTAGAATTGAAGATTTTCtctaagtaaaggaaaagaaagcagAGCAAATCTTGCAATGGATGGTTGATTGCATCTTGTGTTGCTATAAATCTGGAGtaataattcaaatttatctttttcattATCTGAACTGCAGATGTTTGAATcctatcaaaatttaattgacgGTTGTTCTGAACTTGATGAATACTAGCTAGGAAACTAGTATTAACTGATCACTCTTCTCAGAACCATGAGATACCCAGTGGATGGCCGCTTGGGCTTGGGATTATGAACATGAGACTTAGAGTGTTGCAGAGATTACCAGCCTCTGCTGCAGCAGAGCCCCACTCTTTGCGCGTGGCATCAACCAGTTTCTCCTCATTCTCTTCCTCTAACCTTGATACTGAGGTAACTCAAAACTGACCTTATACTTTTTCCTCCTTtcacatctttttcttttattacatATCCATGGGAGTGCATGCCGGCTTTTGCTGTCAAAGACGGATAGAAATCCCAGCAATTTTATTGTTTGGATTGGTAGTGATTCAAAGAGTCCACCTGTAATCACCTAGGAAAAAATGCTAGTCACATTTGCGCTATCATcccaaaagaactagtcaaattGAAGTTTatctaaaattcattataaaacccagtttcacctagtaactaagcaatgtgagatttagcactcatgactatctttataaatcatccactctatgtaggctttttctcatcttcctaatatgggaccGGAGTATTACACCGCCTGTCTAAACAGGTCTTGAATAGCCTGCCCGCCTACTTGAACAAGTGAACCCCATAAAATTTTATATCATTTGCTGTCTGAATTGCTAGTAATCCAAACAAGCGGAAATCAGAATCCATGAAAATCTTAGTTGACGTTCAATGCCATTTGATTGAAACTTTTCTTTGTCAGAATTTCAGCCGTATACAGGTAGGTATATAGGAACTTGAAGAGTGATATATTGTTTCCTGATGgccttttaataaaataatcttCTGAAATCTTCCAAACTAAGGTATAGTTTTCTGTTGAAATTTAACATGAATCTTCAACCAACCTGATCACTAGAAGCTATCAAACAGACAAATGTAGCGATTGATGAAAAAGATGTCTAACACTCTTCAATTTCATAgtttaatatcatgttaaattattatttgtttcgaaagcttaaacttataaaaaaaattaattatttaatcaaatactttaacaCGCTCTCCTACTAATAATGTGTTGGTGTTGCTTATACTGCATGCGAGATGAACCAGTCCACAGCATCCTTCTTTCAAGATCATAGCGTGTCACTCGGCCGGCTAATTGGGATAAGACCAGGCGAAAGATCAGGCTTCTACTTGCAAAACTCAATCAATTTTGAAGAGCATAACATGATGCCTGCAAGGGATGCAAACACTGATGTCTCTAGACATAGAGTGGACATGTCACGGGGAATTTGCATTCCTCTGTTGCTTGGTGCTCTGGTAAAGATGAGCCGGAGCAAGAGCAAGTCAAGAAAGTAATGCTTCACGGCCGGCCGGCATTCTGGCATTCAGGGGGAATAAACTTCCACGACATGGATCAATGCTGTTATGATTTGTATTCATAAATGAGCTGCTCGTCGTAATAATGACTTCTGAATTCAGAGCATTGTTTCGATTTCGTGTAGCAAGTtgaacttataatatattattcttGCTCTTTGCCAAATTGCTTGATTTAAGTGATGGCTCCATTTGGAACTCACTTGCTAAAGCTTTGTGAATATCTTTCCTGCGTTTAAATATGACAAGAAATATGCTTGAGCCTCATCACTTCGTTTACATTTTACATCAAGAGGCAAACTAAATAGTTAGACTATCCCATTATTGTTTTTTCCTAGTAGTCCCCGTATTGTTACTatattaagagtaatgttagagaaaaattgtatttaacccttaagtttttatttgatttaaatttaattttttggtttctaATTTCAATAATGTAGTCTTTAGGTGCATAAGAGCTATTTGGTCGTGGCACAAAAGGTGGCTGTTGTGCCCACTACTCAGAGTGAGACACCTCATCAATTCAAGACAAATGCATGATAGCAAAACAAACGATTAATCCTTTCACACAATCATTGAGCCACCACCAGCCTCCGTCTACCGCCGCCCACCTATCGCCGGAtctctcctccctctctctctctctccaccggGGTTGGCCGCGCGAGCCACCCCTATGCCATCTGGGGTGCGCTCATGACCAGGGGGTGGCCgcgcaagccacccctaggccattgGTGGCTCTGCGcaccacccccatgggccggGGGTGGCCACGAGCCACCCCCACAAGTCGATGAAGAGAGACACAGAGGCAGTTGGTGGGCGGCAGTAGGTGGAGGCGGTGGCTCAAATGACTGTAGGAAAATAATctggtgttttgttctcatttttgttttttattctaaGCTGAAGTGTCAACTTTCGAATGATTAACATAAAATCCACCTTTTGTGCAACGTCTACacagaagttattctcttatgTGCATATGATTGAAATGAGTTTAACTTCAATGTGGTTGTGGCACAAAACCCTTGTTTTGTGCCCTCCACTCAGAAGCTGACAACTCAGCTTagaacaaaaaactaaaataagaacaaaacaccatattaattcatcttctttttgttaaaagagagagagaaaaaaaattagaagggcTGGGAGGAGCACCAGCCCATTGGGGTGGCTAGGAGTGGCCTGCGAGCCACctcggccaccccagatggcCTTGGGTGGCCACGCGGCTACCCCAGGccatctgggggtggccgcgttGCTACCCCAAGNNNNNNNNNNNNNNNNNNNNNNNNNNNNNNNNNNNNNNNNNNNNNNNNNNNNNNNNNNNNNNNNNNNNNNNNNNNNNNNNNNNNNNNNNNNNNNNNNNNNNNNNNNNNNNNNNNNNNNNNNNNNNNNNNNNNNNNNNNNNNNNNNNNNNNNNNNNNNNNNNNNNNNNNNNNNNNNNNNNNNNNNNNNNNNNNNNNNNNNNNNNNNNNNNNNNNNNNNNNNNNNNNNNNNNNNNNNNNNNNNNNNNNNNNNNNNNNNNNNNNNNNNNNNNNNNNNNNNNNNNNNNNNNNNNNNNNNNNNNNNNNNNNNNNNNNNNNNNNNNNNNNNNNNNNNNNNNNNNNNNNNNNNNNNNNNNNNNNNNNNNNNNNNNNNNNNNNNNNNNNNNNNNNNNNNNNNNNNNNNNNNNNNNNNNNNNNNNNNNNNNNNNNNNNNNNNNNNNNNNNNNNNNNNNNNNNNNNNNNNNNNNNNNNNNNNNNNNNNNNNNNNNNNNNNNNNNNNNNNNNNNNNNNNNNNNNNNNNNNNNNNNNNNNNNNNNNNNNNNNNNNNNNNNCCCATGGCCACCCAATgccaaagaagagagagagggagagagatccgACTGGGCTATGGGCGGTGGGTTGATTCGATCGACGAAGGT
Coding sequences within it:
- the LOC132171440 gene encoding uncharacterized protein LOC132171440 isoform X1; translation: MVTENHEIPSGWPLGLGIMNMRLRVLQRLPASAAAEPHSLRVASTSFSSFSSSNLDTEMNQSTASFFQDHSVSLGRLIGIRPGERSGFYLQNSINFEEHNMMPARDANTDVSRHRVDMSRGICIPLLLGALVKMSRSKSKSRK
- the LOC132171440 gene encoding uncharacterized protein LOC132171440 isoform X2, whose amino-acid sequence is MVTENHEIPSGWPLGLGIMNMRLRVLQRLPASAAAEPHSLRVASTSFSSFSSSNLDTESTASFFQDHSVSLGRLIGIRPGERSGFYLQNSINFEEHNMMPARDANTDVSRHRVDMSRGICIPLLLGALVKMSRSKSKSRK